A part of Vulpes lagopus strain Blue_001 chromosome 4, ASM1834538v1, whole genome shotgun sequence genomic DNA contains:
- the NSG1 gene encoding neuronal vesicle trafficking-associated protein 1, with protein sequence MVKLGNNFAEKGTKQPLLEDGFDTIPLMTPLDVNQLQFPPPDKVVVKTKTEYEPDRKKGKARPPKIAEFTVSITEGVTERFKVSVLVLFALAFLTCVVFLVVYKVYKYDRACPDGFVLKNTQCIPEGLESYYAEQDSSAREKFYTVINHYNLAKQSITRSVSPWMSVLSEEKLSEQETEAAEKSAQ encoded by the exons ATGGTGAAGTTGGGGAACAATTTCGCGGAGAAGGGCACCAAGCAGCCGCTGCTGGAGGATGGCTTCGACACCATCCCCCTGATGACGCCCCTCGACGTCAATCAGCTGCAGTTCCCGCCCCCGGACAAG GTGGTTGTGAAAACAAAGACCGAGTACGAGCCTGACCGCAAGAAGGGCAAAGCACGTCCTCCCAAGATCGCTGAATTCACCGTCAGCATCACGGAGGGGGTCACCGAGAGGTTTAAG GTCTCCGTGCTGGTGCTCTTTGCCTTGGCCTTCCTCACCTGTGTCGTTTTCCTGGTCGTCTACAAGGTGTACAAGTATGACCGTGCCTGCCCGGATGGGTTCGTCCTCAAG AACACCCAGTGCATTCCAGAAGGCTTGGAGAGCTACTACGCAGAGCAAGACTCCAGTGCCCGGGAGAAATTTTACACAGTCATCAACCACTACAACCTGGCCAAGCAGAGTATCACTCGTTCTGTCTCACCCTGGATGTCCGTTCTGTCAGAAGAGAAGCTGTCCGAGCAGGAGACTGAAGCCGCCGAGAAGTCAGCTCAGTGA